Proteins from a genomic interval of Sinobacterium norvegicum:
- a CDS encoding type I restriction-modification system subunit M — MNKNQLESLLWGAAEFLRGQIDASDYKQFIFPLLFFKRLSDVYEEELAEALEQTGDMEMATAEMFHRFTIPNEARWQTVRDTSKSIGEAIQNALRSIEANNPRLHGVFGDAQWTNKERLPDHLLADLIEHFSKIPLGISVVAQDDLGEAYEYLIKKFADDSGHTAAEFYTNRTVVHLMTRIMGLKPGETAYDPTCGTGGMLLNAVMDLRSQGSEWRTVHLHGQEVNLLTSAIARMNMFLHDIEEFDVLRGDTLAEPKFIENDQLKQFDVIFANPPYSIKKWNRDKFAADPFGRNLYGVPPQGCADYAFYTHIIKSLKPDTGRAAMLWPHGVLFRDSEQAIRKQVIESDIIEAVIGLGPNLFYNSPMESCVVVLNCNKPVERKNKVLFINGVEHVTRERAHSSLSDNDLAVLCDAYFTPASQNSITALVDIEAIEENLYNLSIPLYVQAQSNDELQNIEQAIEAWKVSRVLMKKQTNRLFVNLADMGHEVEIND; from the coding sequence ATGAATAAAAACCAACTAGAAAGCTTACTCTGGGGTGCGGCTGAATTCCTGCGTGGCCAAATTGACGCCTCAGACTATAAGCAGTTTATATTTCCGTTACTGTTCTTTAAGCGTCTGTCTGATGTTTATGAAGAAGAGCTAGCCGAGGCGTTAGAGCAAACCGGTGATATGGAAATGGCCACCGCCGAAATGTTCCACCGTTTTACTATCCCTAATGAAGCGCGTTGGCAAACAGTGCGCGATACAAGTAAAAGTATTGGTGAAGCCATTCAAAACGCACTGCGTTCAATAGAAGCCAACAACCCGAGATTGCATGGCGTATTTGGCGATGCGCAGTGGACCAATAAAGAACGCCTGCCGGACCATCTGCTGGCAGATTTAATCGAGCACTTCAGCAAAATTCCTTTAGGCATATCTGTAGTCGCGCAAGATGATTTAGGTGAAGCCTACGAGTACCTAATCAAAAAGTTTGCCGACGACTCTGGTCATACTGCCGCTGAGTTTTATACCAACCGTACCGTGGTACATCTAATGACGCGCATTATGGGCTTAAAACCCGGTGAAACCGCTTATGATCCAACTTGCGGTACCGGCGGTATGTTATTGAATGCGGTGATGGATTTGCGTAGCCAGGGCAGCGAATGGAGGACTGTGCATTTACACGGCCAGGAAGTCAATCTGCTTACCTCCGCCATCGCCCGTATGAATATGTTCCTGCACGACATCGAAGAGTTTGACGTGTTGCGCGGTGATACGCTCGCGGAACCTAAGTTTATTGAAAACGACCAGCTTAAGCAGTTTGATGTAATCTTCGCCAATCCACCTTACTCGATTAAAAAATGGAACCGCGACAAGTTTGCTGCAGACCCTTTTGGACGCAACCTTTATGGCGTGCCGCCACAAGGTTGTGCCGACTATGCGTTTTACACCCACATCATTAAAAGTTTAAAGCCAGATACTGGCCGCGCTGCCATGCTTTGGCCTCACGGTGTATTGTTCCGTGATTCAGAGCAAGCAATTCGTAAGCAAGTGATTGAATCCGACATTATAGAAGCGGTAATTGGTTTAGGGCCAAACCTATTCTACAACTCGCCAATGGAATCTTGTGTGGTGGTACTTAATTGCAATAAGCCCGTCGAGCGTAAAAACAAGGTGTTATTTATCAATGGTGTTGAACATGTCACCCGCGAGCGTGCTCATAGTAGCTTGTCCGATAATGATTTAGCAGTGTTATGCGATGCATATTTTACTCCAGCAAGCCAAAACAGCATCACAGCGTTAGTGGATATAGAAGCAATTGAGGAAAATCTCTACAACTTATCCATACCGCTTTATGTGCAAGCACAAAGCAATGATGAATTACAAAATATTGAACAAGCCATAGAGGCATGGAAAGTCAGCCGCGTGCTAATGAAGAAGCAAACTAACAGATTATTTGTGAACCTCGCAGATATGGGTCATGAGGTAGAGATAAATGACTGA
- a CDS encoding restriction endonuclease subunit S produces the protein MTDKKTIKFGDICREVKLSTRDPIADGYDRYIGLEHLDSGSLKIKRWGMIAEDNPSFTRVFKKGHILFGKRRPYLKKAAIAEFDGICSGDIIVMEPDINVKDLFPFIVQSKDFWEWSVQTSSGSLSPRTKFKSLANFELAIPDSNGRKLLIQEVRKSNEVVKSTDLLVDAQEQLIKSQYYKTFKDELGVKDYTTYPLKINSTSSIEIKPLKELLLSKPQNGQFVKKGSGGSVDCFFLNVVDGYVNSYSTEDRREIISCNQSDFDKYNLKNGDLLFNRSSLVKSGIGWPFLVLNKAKQSTFDCHLIRVNVNSEIVLPEYLYIYALSPWARKYFLCVGQTTTMTTISQSEIENFPVPVPPISKQKEIVTIFSNLFSLRNRFEEHIKFVSLLSAEYINNNLKAD, from the coding sequence ATGACTGACAAAAAAACCATTAAATTTGGCGATATTTGCCGAGAGGTAAAGCTCTCTACAAGAGATCCGATTGCAGATGGTTACGACCGCTATATTGGCTTAGAACATTTGGATTCCGGCTCACTCAAGATCAAACGTTGGGGGATGATCGCTGAAGACAATCCTAGCTTTACACGAGTATTTAAAAAAGGACACATCCTATTTGGCAAGCGTCGCCCTTATTTAAAAAAAGCAGCGATTGCTGAATTTGATGGAATCTGTTCTGGCGACATCATTGTTATGGAACCTGATATAAATGTAAAAGATTTATTTCCTTTTATTGTGCAGTCTAAAGACTTTTGGGAATGGTCAGTTCAAACATCATCAGGATCACTTTCACCAAGAACAAAGTTTAAATCCCTTGCCAACTTCGAGTTAGCAATTCCAGACTCTAATGGGAGGAAATTGCTGATTCAAGAAGTTAGAAAATCCAACGAAGTTGTCAAAAGTACCGACCTATTAGTAGATGCTCAAGAGCAGCTCATAAAGTCACAATACTACAAGACGTTTAAAGATGAATTGGGAGTTAAAGATTACACTACTTATCCACTAAAAATAAACTCCACTTCAAGCATTGAAATTAAGCCTCTAAAAGAATTACTTTTGAGCAAACCTCAAAACGGGCAATTTGTAAAAAAAGGCAGTGGAGGGTCAGTTGACTGTTTTTTTCTCAACGTAGTAGACGGATACGTAAACTCCTATTCGACAGAGGACAGGAGAGAAATAATTAGTTGCAACCAGTCAGACTTCGATAAATATAACCTTAAGAATGGCGACCTCCTATTCAATCGTTCATCTCTTGTTAAATCAGGAATTGGATGGCCATTCTTAGTTTTAAATAAAGCTAAGCAATCAACTTTTGACTGCCATTTAATTCGAGTTAACGTTAATTCTGAGATAGTTTTGCCTGAGTACCTATATATTTATGCGCTTTCTCCCTGGGCAAGGAAGTATTTCTTGTGCGTAGGGCAAACCACTACTATGACAACGATTAGTCAGAGTGAGATAGAAAACTTTCCTGTACCTGTACCGCCAATCAGCAAACAAAAAGAGATAGTTACAATTTTCTCAAATCTGTTCTCTCTTAGAAATCGATTTGAAGAGCATATCAAGTTTGTTTCTTTGCTAAGTGCGGAATATATAAATAATAACTTAAAGGCCGATTAG